Proteins from one Telopea speciosissima isolate NSW1024214 ecotype Mountain lineage chromosome 1, Tspe_v1, whole genome shotgun sequence genomic window:
- the LOC122648447 gene encoding 50S ribosomal protein L10, chloroplastic yields the protein MEASLCTYTSTKPHCSQTLNLNGFFTKSLFKPKTSLRITHKTTRIPSIYCAISRTKKEETVETVKKELENCYLLAGISYKGLTVQQFQDLRKSLPESVKLVVAKNTLVGKAIEGTPWEALKPCMKGMNAWLFVHTEEIPGALKPYRDFQKEKKLDANDFTGAVFEGKFYGASDFKALETMPTRAEIYAKLLGSLQSPASALVGTLQAPARDLVMVLKAYVQKLEEGGGQ from the coding sequence ATGGAAGCCTCTCTGTGCACTTACACCTCCACAAAACCCCATTgctcccaaaccctaaaccttaaCGGCTTTTTCACTAAATCGCTCTTCAAACCGAAAACCTCTTTGCGGATCACCCACAAAACCACTCGAATCCCATCTATTTACTGCGCTATCAGCCGaaccaagaaagaagaaacagtgGAAACCGTCAAGAAGGAGTTGGAGAACTGCTACCTCCTTGCTGGAATCAGCTACAAAGGCCTCACGGTGCAGCAATTTCAAGACCTCAGGAAATCTTTACCGGAATCCGTGAAGCTCGTCGTTGCTAAGAATACACTTGTGGGTAAGGCCATCGAAGGGACTCCATGGGAAGCTCTCAAACCTTGCATGAAAGGCATGAATGCTTGGCTATTTGTTCATACTGAAGAGATCCCTGGAGCTCTCAAGCCGTACAGAGATTTCCAGAAAGAGAAGAAGTTGGATGCTAATGACTTCACTGGGGCGGTGTTTGAGGGAAAGTTCTATGGGGCATCCGATTTCAAAGCCCTAGAAACAATGCCGACGAGAGCAGAAATTTACGCGAAGTTGCTGGGATCACTTCAGAGCCCGGCGTCAGCGTTGGTTGGTACGCTTCAAGCGCCGGCGAGGGATTTGGTCATGGTCTTGAAGGCGTATGTTCAGAAGTTGGAAGAAGGCGGTGGGCAATAA
- the LOC122648422 gene encoding enoyl-[acyl-carrier-protein] reductase, mitochondrial, producing MGSVRLVRLAPSYFNGFLRGFQRNPTLSIRCLSSNMSPPAKGVVYEQQGPPDQVTRVIDLPPVEIRENDVCVKMLAAPINPSDINRIEGVYPVRPPVPAIGGYEGVGEVQSLGSAVRDLSPGDWVIPSPLSFGTWQTYIVKEESAWHKINKDIPVEYAATITVNPLTALLMLEDFNKLNSGDAIVQNGATSIVGQCMIQLARARGIHSINIIRDRVGSEEVKERLKKLGADEVYTESQLEVKNVKSFLDGLPEPALGFNCVGGNSATLVLKFLRQGGTMVTYGGMSKKPVTVSTSSFIFKDLALRGFWLQKWTTSERAKESRPMIDYLLDLVRRGELKYEMELVPFDDFHVALDKALGKLGSHPKQVLKF from the exons ATGGGTTCTGTGAGATTAGTACGACTCGCACCTTCCTACTTCAATGGCTTCTTACGGGGTTTCCAGCGCAACCCAACGCTCAGCATTCGTTGTTTATCCAGCAACATGTCTCCGCCGGCCAAGGGCGTTGTCTACGAACAGCAAGGCCCGCCGGACCAAGTCACCAG GGTAATTGATCTTCCCCCAGTTGAAATCAGAGAAAATGATGTATGTGTCAAAATGCTTGCAGCTCCAATCAACCCGTCAGATATCAATAGGATAGAAG GTGTCTATCCTGTGAGGCCTCCAGTGCCTGCAATTGGGGGATACGAGGGGGTTGGAGAAGTACAATCTTTGGGATCTGCTGTGAGGGATCTCTCTCCTGGTGATTGGGTTATCCcatctcctctttcttttg GGACATGGCAGACttacattgtaaaagaggaaagtgCCTGGCACAAAATTAATAAAGACATCCCTGTGGAGTATGCTGCTACAATTACTGTAAATCCTTTGACAGCATTACTTATGCTGGAAGACTTCAATAAGCTGAACTCGG GAGATGCTATTGTGCAAAATGGGGCTACAAGCATTGTAGGGCAGTGTATGATTCAGCTTGCACGAGCCCGGGGCATCCATAGCATTAATATTATAAGAGACAG GGTTGGGTCGGAAGAAGTTAAAGAAAGACTTAAGAAACTAGGTGCTGATGAAGTGTATACTGAGAGCCAGTTGGAAGTAAAGAATGTCAAGAGTTTCCTG GATGGTCTACCTGAACCTGCCTTGGGATTCAACTGTGTCGGTGGCAATTCTGCTACTTTAGTCCTCAAATTCTTAAG GCAGGGAGGAACTATGGTGACATATGGTGGAATGTCTAAGAAACCTGTCACAGTATCaacttcatctttcatttttaag GACCTTGCCTTGCGTGGATTCTGGTTACAGAAGTGGACGACTTCAGAGAGAGCAAAAGAATCCAGGCCTATGATAGATTACCTTCTGGACCTTGTGCGCAGGGGAGAGTTGAAATATGA GATGGAGCTCGTGCCTTTTGATGATTTCCATGTGGCACTTGATAAGGCACTCGGGAAACTAGGGAGCCATCCGAAACAAGTtcttaaattttga
- the LOC122648411 gene encoding leucine aminopeptidase: MAPVDPHSFTDSSHPFATHLSLSLYFEFASSTIQGSALLSLPTPHSGYIYLDTRSLTISSVVDPKTLAPLPFSLSPVPDPIKGQNLTVSLSNQSSFLIVFATSPSSSALQWLSSPQTFNKTFPFVYTQCQSIHARSIFPCQDTPAARLCYSARLNVPQQLSAVMSARHVERRPPVSGEAAMACDDALWCAEGRMVDEFTMEQPIPPYLFAFAVGELGFRDVGPRTRVYAESVPAVLDAAAREFLGTEDMIRQGEKLFGPYEWERFDLLVLPPSFPYGGMENPRMVFLTPTVIKGDASGAQVVAHELAHSWTGNLITNKTNEDFWLNEGCTTYAERRIVEAVQGEEIAALNTGIGWRGLNEEMEGFKDNMEFTKLKTKQEGVDPDDIYSQVPYEKGFQFIWRIERQIGRPAFDEFLKKYIATFKFQSIDTETFLNFLKANIPGIEKEIDLVLWTEGTGIPPDAFEPVSNTYAKIVSLAKEFIHGRMPREDEVSDWHGQEWELYLENLPKSVEASQVAALDARYRLAESKNYEVKVAFLQLAISSGCREFFSEVEKTLKEVGRMKYLRPLYTALVQGNGKEEAKILAKRVFGEAHECYHPIAQGVVESILLKHL; encoded by the exons ATGGCACCCGTCGATCCGCATTCCTTCACCGATTCCTCTCACCCATTCGCCACCcacctctccctttctctctatTTTGAATTCGCCTCTTCCACCATTCAGGGCTCGGCTCTGCTTAGCCTTCCAACCCCTCATTCTGGCTATATCTATCTCGACACACGCTCTCTCACAATTTCCTCCGTCGTCgaccccaaaaccctagctcCCCTTCCCTTCTCGCTGTCTCCCGTCCCTGACCCGATTAAAGGCCAAAACCTAACCGTTTCCCTTTCCAACCAATCTTCCTTCCTGATCGTTTTTGCCACGAGCCCGTCTTCGTCAGCCCTTCAATGGCTCTCTTCTCCACAGACGTTCAACAAGACTTTCCCCTTCGTGTATACGCAGTGCCAATCTATCCATGCCCGTTCTATATTCCCCTGTCAAGACACCCCTGCTGCACGCCTCTGTTACTCGGCTCGCCTCAATGTCCCTCAACAATTGTCTGCCGTGATGTCCGCACGGCATGTCGAACGCCGACCACCGGTCTCTGGTGAGGCTGCAATGGCCTGCGACGATGCATTGTGGTGTGCCGAAGGCAGGATGGTGGATGAATTCACTATGGAGCAGCCCATACCGCCTTACTTGTTTGCGTTTGCAGTGGGAGAGCTTGGCTTTAGAGACGTTGGGCCCAGAACTAGGGTCTACGCCGAATCGGTGCCCGCGGTTCTGGACGCGGCTGCGAGGGAGTTTTTGGGGACAGAGGACATGATTAGGCAGGGGGAGAAGTTGTTCGGGCCTTACGAGTGGGAGAGGTTCGATCTGCTCGTGTTGCCGCCGAGCTTTCCTTATGGAGGCATGGAAAATCCAAGGATGGTGTTTTTGACACCGACGGTAATCAAGGGGGATGCAAGCGGTGCACAGGTGGTGGCCCATGAGCTCGCTCATAGCTGGACTGGGAATCTCATCACTAACAAAACCAACGAGGATTTCTGGTTAAACGAG GGTTGTACAACCTATGCGGAGCGGAGAATTGTTGAAGCTGTGCAGGGGGAAGAGATAGCTGCTCTGAATACTGGAATTGGTTGGAGGGGTttgaatgaagaaatggaggGATTCAAGGACAACATGGAGTTCACAAAGCTCAAGACGAAGCAGGAAGGAGTGGATCCAGATGATATCTATTCTCAAGTTCCATATGAGAAGGGTTTCCAATTCATTTGGCGCATTGAACGTCAG ATTGGAAGGCCAGCATTTGACGAATTCCTTAAGAAATATATCGCCACCTTTAAGTTCCAATCCATTGATACAGAAACGTTTCTCAATTTCCTGAAAGCTAATATCCCCGGAATAGAGAAAGAGATCGATCTGGTCCTCTGGACTGAGGGAACTGGTATCCCTCCAGATGCCTTTGAACCTGTTTCCAACACATATGCTAAAATTGTTTCACTGGCGAAAGAGTTTATTCATGGGAGGATGCCAAGGGAAGATGAAGTATCAGATTGGCATGGACAGGAATGGGAGCTTTACCTGGAAAATTTGCCCAAGTCTGTTGAAGCTTCACAG GTTGCAGCCTTGGATGCACGCTACAGGCTGGCAGAATCCAAGAATTATGAGGTGAAGGTAGCATTTCTTCAACTGGCCATTTCATCTGGATGCAGAGAATTCTTCAGTGAGGTGGAGAAAACCTTGAAGGAGGTAGGAAGGATGAAGTACCTGCGCCCACTCTATACTGCGCTGGTACAAGGTAATGGAAAGGAAGAGGCAAAGATATTGGCCAAAAGAGTTTTTGGGGAAGCTCATGAGTGTTATCATCCTATAGCTCAAGGTGTTGTCGAGTCCATCCTTTTAAAGCACCTGTAG